Proteins from a single region of Natrinema salifodinae:
- the ilvA gene encoding threonine ammonia-lyase codes for MLELSDILEAEERVRETSRHTPLDHSHTYSAMTGAEIHLKLENFQRTGAFKIRGATNRIKTLSEEQKAAGVVTASAGNHAQGVALAATRSGVDSKIVMPEHAPISKVKATKSYGAEVVLSGRDYDAAAERAHEIEREEGRTYVHAFDDEYVMAGQGTIGLEILEDCPEVETVVVPIGGGGLISGIATAIKEQKPDVRVIGVQADGASSAAESLRKGERVSIDGVDTIADGIATRSVGERTFPYIQEYVDEVVTVSDPEIAVALVYLLERSKTVVEGAGAVPLAAVLFETFEYDEDEVIVPALCGGNIDLNTLTNVIVRGLVETGRYLKIRTVLKDRPGALEDLLDIFTEHQANIYAIHHDRTSREVEMSDTEVEIELEMRGPDHVDAFLAALRDAGYEVDVLA; via the coding sequence GGCCGAAGAGCGGGTGCGAGAGACGTCTCGGCACACGCCGCTCGATCACTCGCACACGTATTCGGCGATGACCGGAGCCGAGATCCACCTGAAACTGGAGAACTTCCAGCGGACGGGCGCGTTCAAGATCCGCGGGGCGACCAACCGGATCAAGACGCTCTCCGAGGAGCAAAAGGCGGCCGGCGTCGTCACCGCGAGCGCGGGCAACCACGCGCAGGGCGTCGCGCTGGCGGCCACGCGGTCGGGCGTCGACTCGAAGATCGTCATGCCCGAGCACGCGCCGATCTCGAAGGTCAAGGCGACCAAGAGCTACGGGGCCGAGGTCGTCCTCTCGGGTCGGGACTACGACGCGGCCGCCGAGCGCGCCCACGAGATCGAACGCGAGGAGGGCCGGACCTACGTCCACGCGTTCGACGACGAATACGTGATGGCCGGCCAGGGCACGATTGGCCTCGAGATCCTCGAAGACTGCCCCGAGGTCGAGACCGTCGTCGTCCCCATCGGCGGCGGCGGACTCATCAGCGGCATCGCGACCGCCATCAAGGAGCAGAAACCCGACGTCCGCGTGATCGGCGTTCAGGCCGACGGCGCTTCGAGCGCCGCCGAGTCCCTGCGGAAGGGCGAACGCGTCTCGATCGACGGCGTCGACACCATCGCGGACGGCATCGCGACTCGCAGCGTCGGCGAGCGGACCTTCCCCTACATTCAGGAGTACGTCGACGAGGTCGTCACCGTCTCCGACCCCGAGATCGCGGTCGCTCTGGTCTACTTACTCGAGCGCTCGAAGACGGTCGTCGAGGGCGCCGGCGCGGTACCGCTCGCGGCCGTCCTCTTCGAGACGTTCGAATACGACGAGGACGAGGTCATCGTCCCCGCGCTCTGCGGCGGTAACATCGATCTCAACACGCTGACCAACGTCATCGTTCGTGGCCTGGTCGAGACCGGCCGCTACCTGAAGATCCGGACCGTCCTGAAGGATCGACCAGGCGCGCTCGAGGACCTGCTGGATATCTTCACCGAGCACCAGGCGAACATCTACGCCATCCACCACGACCGGACCTCACGCGAGGTCGAGATGAGCGACACCGAGGTCGAGATCGAACTCGAGATGCGCGGTCCCGACCACGTCGACGCCTTCCTCGCAGCGCTGCGCGACGCGGGCTACGAGGTCGACGTGCTCGCCTGA